Proteins encoded together in one Phalacrocorax aristotelis chromosome 7, bGulAri2.1, whole genome shotgun sequence window:
- the ZBTB38 gene encoding zinc finger and BTB domain-containing protein 38 isoform X2, whose translation MTVMSHSKDLKDDFHSDTVLSILNEQRIRGILCDVTIIVEDTKFKAHSNVLAASSLYFKNIFWSRTICISGHVLELDDLKAEVFTEILNYIYSSTVVVKRQETVTDLAAAGKKLGISFLEDLTDVNFSSSPCPYAYCINEKGSVKEEKHEKRHEDSAVTNGPRITNAFSIFETENTLFSPLDLRASFKKVSEAIQAPISLDRSEVCKDAEPASTLAEHSYAVSSGGDTFQGTPFLEQDSSPSYKMGEDHYENLQATPLIQPGKQACSTPKTAFKPQGTVLPIAKVPASTVTTTEAQHEAVTDQTIISFPKPQNKAGDFHLSREEENNSANVSGSAATVVPPVYNCNCCAKSFNDRVLLSSHLQLHSEHQEGFICKYCSKPFANLNILESHEQVCMRSGNLTVHNGNEQNFADNYTATDGRNGSSYANAEPLLSENSITDYSNANCTLPETDHLVKVVDGQILYTCIVCKRSYVTLSSLRRHANVHSWRRTYPCHYCNKVFALAEYRTRHEIWHTGERRYQCIFCLETFMTYYILKNHQKSFHAIDHRLSVNKKTANGGLKPSMYPYKLYRLLPMKCRRLPYKSYRNSSYENVQTSSQVNETASTNCFIPSSLSSELPPLNFQSNIIANNRTLALDTSSCNDTASSTNTQNSSSWGVGILNSDLQRDFFTAEKRVSPAANDSGSQECDSSVVSLTNANENSTSVISYSSSAPSVIMHSSRVSSVIMHSKTVTSVENSKTESSNNLPSQAVNNDCKYGSDNYGKCITKSKTIKEKKKTPLYNRAEATEDMQHITGSGGSCSKTTNTVQESSKTETYIAKPALPGTSTDSNVAPLCQITVKIGNEAIVKRHILGSKLFCKRGRKSKHESKQDNLIEEPEMEIKERSPSRLYSSECLELTEMCDDVSDQDSSDKPWRPYYNYKPKKKSKQLRKMKKTKWRKKHGSKSVIMESHNTCSREYALRNAPEEKVINQEENAEMPNLHCELCERDPSSTAEIQEHVHWHAAASKPYICELCQKQFQSPSTLKMHMRCHTGEKPYTCKTCGKCFSIPGNLQKHERIHLGVKDFVCQYCNKAFTLNETLKIHERIHTGEKRYHCQFCFQSFLYLSTKRNHEQRHVREHNGKGYACFQCPKICKTAAALGMHQKKHLFKSAGPQDRKEQFCNESTKLLENPNFLGSEGSEVKNIQNVTPEVIL comes from the coding sequence atgaCAGTCATGTCCCATTCAAAGGATCTCAAGGACGACTTCCACAGTGACACTGTACTTTCTATTCTAAATGAACAGCGCATTCGGGGTATTTTATGTGATGTCACCATAATTGTGGAGGATACCAAATTTAAAGCCCATAGTAATGTGCTGGCAGCTTCAAGcctttactttaaaaacattttttggaGCCGTACTATCTGTATTTCAGGTCATGTACTGGAGTTAGATGATCTCAAAGCTGAAGTATttacagaaatactgaattACATCTACAGTTCCACAGTAGTTGTTAAGAGGCAGGAGACTGTAACGGACCttgcagctgcagggaaaaaacTGGGCATATCATTTCTAGAAGATCTTACAGATGTTAATTTTTCAAGTTCCCCCTGCCCCTATGCATACTGTATCAATGAAAAAGGGTctgtaaaagaggaaaaacatgaaaagagaCATGAAGACTCCGCTGTGACAAATGGACCACGAATTACAAATGCATTCTCaatttttgaaactgaaaacactttgttttctcctcttgatTTGAGGGCAAGCTTTAAAAAGGTATCTGAGGCAATACAAGCACCCATCAGCCTCGACAGAAGTGAAGTCTGCAAAGATGCTGAGCCAGCCAGTACTCTGGCCGAACATTCCTATGCAGTTTCTTCTGGGGGAGATACTTTTCAAGGAACACCTTTTCTTGAACAGGACAGCAGCCCTTCATACAAGATGGGTGAAGACCACTATGAAAATCTCCAAGCCACACCACTCATTCAGCCGGGAAAACAAGCATGTAGTACTCCTAAGACAGCCTTTAAGCCCCAGGGTACTGTTTTGCCTATAGCAAAAGTACCGGCCTCTACAGTGACCACTACAGAAGCCCAACACGAAGCAGTTACTGATCAgacaattatttcttttccaaaacctCAGAATAAAGCAGGAGATTTTCATTTAtccagagaagaggaaaacaattcTGCTAATGTCTCTGGATCCGCGGCAACTGTTGTTCCACCTGTTTACAACTGTAACTGTTGTGCAAAATCATTCAATGATAGGGTGTTGCTCAGTAGTCATCTCCAGCTCCATTCAGAGCATCAGGAAGGTTTCATATGCAAATACTGCAGCAAACCATTTGCAAATCTAAATATACTGGAAAGTCATGAGCAAGTCTGCATGAGATCAGGTAACTTAACGGTGCACAATGGAAACGAACAAAATTTTGCAGATAACTATACTGCTACAGATGGAAGGAATGGAAGTTCATATGCAAATGCAGAGCCTCTATTGTCTGAAAACAGCATCACTGATTATTCTAATGCAAACTGCACTTTACCAGAAACCGATCATTTGGTTAAAGTCGTTGATGGGCAGATATTATATACATGCATCGTTTGCAAGCGCAGTTACGTAACGTTGTCTAGCCTTCGAAGACATGCAAATGTTCATTCATGGAGAAGAACATATCCTTGTCACTACTGCAATAAAGTATTTGCATTAGCTGAGTATCGTACCAGACATGAGATCTGGCACACTGGAGAAAGACGGTATCAGTGCATTTTCTGTCTGGAGACTTTTATGACTTATTATATACTAAAAAATCATCAGAAGTCTTTCCACGCAATTGATCATCGTCTCTCAGTAAATAAAAAGACCGCCAATGGAGGCTTAAAACCAAGTATGTACCCATACAAACTTTATCGACTTTTACCTATGAAATGCAGGCGACTACCTTATAAGTCCTACCGAAATTCTTCATATGAAAACGTTCAAACAAGTAGCCAGGTTAACGAAACTGCTTCTACTAACTGTTTCATTCCGAGTTCTCTTAGCTCTGAGCTACCGCCACTGAATTTTCAAAGTAATATAATAGCAAACAACAGAACTCTTGCCTTGGATACATCTTCATGTAATGATACAGCATCTTCCACGAATACTCAGAATTCTTCCTCTTGGGGAGTAGGTATCTTAAATTCTGACCTGCAAAGGGACTtcttcacagctgaaaaaagagTTTCCCCTGCTGCAAATGACTCTGGTTCTCAGGAATGTGATTCCTCAGTTGTGTCTTTAACTAATGCGAATGAAAATTCAACCTCTGTCATCAGTTACAGCAGTTCTGCACCCTCTGTTATAATGCACAGTAGCAGAGTTTCATCAGTAATAATGCACAGTAAAACAGTCACGTCTGTAGAAAACAGTAAGACAGAATCATCAAATAATCTACCTAGTCAGGCTGTGAATAATGATTGTAAATATGGGTCAGATAATTATGGGAAGTGCATTACAAAATCAAAAActattaaggagaaaaagaaaacaccgCTGTACAACAGAGCAGAAGCAACTGAGGATATGCAGCACATCACAGGATCTGGAGGTTCATGTAGCAAAACAACAAATACTGTCCAAGAATCAAGTAAAACTGAAACGTACATTGCAAAGCCTGCCTTGCCTGGAACATCTACAGACAGCAATGTTGCGCCTCTTTGTCAAATAACAGTAAAAATTGGTAATGAGGCTATTGTAAAAAGACATATATTAGGATCTAAGCTGTTTTGTAAAAGGGGTCGAAAATCTAAACATGAGTCCAAACAGGACAATCTAATTGAGGAaccagaaatggaaataaaagaaagaagccCATCTAGGCTCTATAGCTCAGAATGCCTGGAGCTGACAGAAATGTGTGATGATGTAAGTGACCAGGACTCCAGTGATAAACCCTGGAGACCCTATTATAAttacaaaccaaaaaagaaatccaaacagctaagaaaaatgaaaaagaccaAATGGAGGAAAAAGCACGGAAGCAAGAGCGTCATTATGGAAAGCCACAACACATGCAGTCGAGAGTACGCACTCAGGAATGCTCCTGAGGAAAAGGTGATCAATCAGGAAGAGAACGCAGAAATGCCTAATCTTCATTGTGAGCTCTGTGAAAGGGATCCATCTTCCACTGCAGAAATTCAAGAACACGTACACTGGCATGCAGCTGCTTCAAAGCCTTACATTTGTGAGTTATGCCAAAAACAATTTCAGAGTCCAtccactttaaaaatgcatatgagGTGTCACACTGGGGAAAAGCCCTACACTTGCAAAACCTGTGGTAAATGTTTCTCAATTCCTGGAAATCTACAGAAACATGAACGTATTCACCTGGGTGTCAAAGACTTTGTCTGCCAATACTGTAATAAGGCATTCACCTTAAATGAAACACTCAAAATACATGAAAGAATTCACACTGGAGAAAAACGCTACCACTGtcagttctgctttcagagcTTCTTGTACCTTTCTACCAAAAGGAACCATGAGCAAAGACATGTACGTGAGCATAATGGAAAGGGATACGCTTGCTTTCAGTGCCCCAAAATTTGCAAGacagcagctgccctgggaaTGCACCAGAAGAAACATCTGTTCAAAAGTGCAGGTCCACAAGAtagaaaagaacagttttgcAATGAGAGCACTAAACTTTTGGAAAATCCGAATTTTCTTGGCTCAGAAGGAAGCGAagtaaaaaatatacaaaatgtaACTCCAGAAGTTATACTCTGA
- the ZBTB38 gene encoding zinc finger and BTB domain-containing protein 38 isoform X1 — MVFNRQMTVMSHSKDLKDDFHSDTVLSILNEQRIRGILCDVTIIVEDTKFKAHSNVLAASSLYFKNIFWSRTICISGHVLELDDLKAEVFTEILNYIYSSTVVVKRQETVTDLAAAGKKLGISFLEDLTDVNFSSSPCPYAYCINEKGSVKEEKHEKRHEDSAVTNGPRITNAFSIFETENTLFSPLDLRASFKKVSEAIQAPISLDRSEVCKDAEPASTLAEHSYAVSSGGDTFQGTPFLEQDSSPSYKMGEDHYENLQATPLIQPGKQACSTPKTAFKPQGTVLPIAKVPASTVTTTEAQHEAVTDQTIISFPKPQNKAGDFHLSREEENNSANVSGSAATVVPPVYNCNCCAKSFNDRVLLSSHLQLHSEHQEGFICKYCSKPFANLNILESHEQVCMRSGNLTVHNGNEQNFADNYTATDGRNGSSYANAEPLLSENSITDYSNANCTLPETDHLVKVVDGQILYTCIVCKRSYVTLSSLRRHANVHSWRRTYPCHYCNKVFALAEYRTRHEIWHTGERRYQCIFCLETFMTYYILKNHQKSFHAIDHRLSVNKKTANGGLKPSMYPYKLYRLLPMKCRRLPYKSYRNSSYENVQTSSQVNETASTNCFIPSSLSSELPPLNFQSNIIANNRTLALDTSSCNDTASSTNTQNSSSWGVGILNSDLQRDFFTAEKRVSPAANDSGSQECDSSVVSLTNANENSTSVISYSSSAPSVIMHSSRVSSVIMHSKTVTSVENSKTESSNNLPSQAVNNDCKYGSDNYGKCITKSKTIKEKKKTPLYNRAEATEDMQHITGSGGSCSKTTNTVQESSKTETYIAKPALPGTSTDSNVAPLCQITVKIGNEAIVKRHILGSKLFCKRGRKSKHESKQDNLIEEPEMEIKERSPSRLYSSECLELTEMCDDVSDQDSSDKPWRPYYNYKPKKKSKQLRKMKKTKWRKKHGSKSVIMESHNTCSREYALRNAPEEKVINQEENAEMPNLHCELCERDPSSTAEIQEHVHWHAAASKPYICELCQKQFQSPSTLKMHMRCHTGEKPYTCKTCGKCFSIPGNLQKHERIHLGVKDFVCQYCNKAFTLNETLKIHERIHTGEKRYHCQFCFQSFLYLSTKRNHEQRHVREHNGKGYACFQCPKICKTAAALGMHQKKHLFKSAGPQDRKEQFCNESTKLLENPNFLGSEGSEVKNIQNVTPEVIL, encoded by the coding sequence atgaCAGTCATGTCCCATTCAAAGGATCTCAAGGACGACTTCCACAGTGACACTGTACTTTCTATTCTAAATGAACAGCGCATTCGGGGTATTTTATGTGATGTCACCATAATTGTGGAGGATACCAAATTTAAAGCCCATAGTAATGTGCTGGCAGCTTCAAGcctttactttaaaaacattttttggaGCCGTACTATCTGTATTTCAGGTCATGTACTGGAGTTAGATGATCTCAAAGCTGAAGTATttacagaaatactgaattACATCTACAGTTCCACAGTAGTTGTTAAGAGGCAGGAGACTGTAACGGACCttgcagctgcagggaaaaaacTGGGCATATCATTTCTAGAAGATCTTACAGATGTTAATTTTTCAAGTTCCCCCTGCCCCTATGCATACTGTATCAATGAAAAAGGGTctgtaaaagaggaaaaacatgaaaagagaCATGAAGACTCCGCTGTGACAAATGGACCACGAATTACAAATGCATTCTCaatttttgaaactgaaaacactttgttttctcctcttgatTTGAGGGCAAGCTTTAAAAAGGTATCTGAGGCAATACAAGCACCCATCAGCCTCGACAGAAGTGAAGTCTGCAAAGATGCTGAGCCAGCCAGTACTCTGGCCGAACATTCCTATGCAGTTTCTTCTGGGGGAGATACTTTTCAAGGAACACCTTTTCTTGAACAGGACAGCAGCCCTTCATACAAGATGGGTGAAGACCACTATGAAAATCTCCAAGCCACACCACTCATTCAGCCGGGAAAACAAGCATGTAGTACTCCTAAGACAGCCTTTAAGCCCCAGGGTACTGTTTTGCCTATAGCAAAAGTACCGGCCTCTACAGTGACCACTACAGAAGCCCAACACGAAGCAGTTACTGATCAgacaattatttcttttccaaaacctCAGAATAAAGCAGGAGATTTTCATTTAtccagagaagaggaaaacaattcTGCTAATGTCTCTGGATCCGCGGCAACTGTTGTTCCACCTGTTTACAACTGTAACTGTTGTGCAAAATCATTCAATGATAGGGTGTTGCTCAGTAGTCATCTCCAGCTCCATTCAGAGCATCAGGAAGGTTTCATATGCAAATACTGCAGCAAACCATTTGCAAATCTAAATATACTGGAAAGTCATGAGCAAGTCTGCATGAGATCAGGTAACTTAACGGTGCACAATGGAAACGAACAAAATTTTGCAGATAACTATACTGCTACAGATGGAAGGAATGGAAGTTCATATGCAAATGCAGAGCCTCTATTGTCTGAAAACAGCATCACTGATTATTCTAATGCAAACTGCACTTTACCAGAAACCGATCATTTGGTTAAAGTCGTTGATGGGCAGATATTATATACATGCATCGTTTGCAAGCGCAGTTACGTAACGTTGTCTAGCCTTCGAAGACATGCAAATGTTCATTCATGGAGAAGAACATATCCTTGTCACTACTGCAATAAAGTATTTGCATTAGCTGAGTATCGTACCAGACATGAGATCTGGCACACTGGAGAAAGACGGTATCAGTGCATTTTCTGTCTGGAGACTTTTATGACTTATTATATACTAAAAAATCATCAGAAGTCTTTCCACGCAATTGATCATCGTCTCTCAGTAAATAAAAAGACCGCCAATGGAGGCTTAAAACCAAGTATGTACCCATACAAACTTTATCGACTTTTACCTATGAAATGCAGGCGACTACCTTATAAGTCCTACCGAAATTCTTCATATGAAAACGTTCAAACAAGTAGCCAGGTTAACGAAACTGCTTCTACTAACTGTTTCATTCCGAGTTCTCTTAGCTCTGAGCTACCGCCACTGAATTTTCAAAGTAATATAATAGCAAACAACAGAACTCTTGCCTTGGATACATCTTCATGTAATGATACAGCATCTTCCACGAATACTCAGAATTCTTCCTCTTGGGGAGTAGGTATCTTAAATTCTGACCTGCAAAGGGACTtcttcacagctgaaaaaagagTTTCCCCTGCTGCAAATGACTCTGGTTCTCAGGAATGTGATTCCTCAGTTGTGTCTTTAACTAATGCGAATGAAAATTCAACCTCTGTCATCAGTTACAGCAGTTCTGCACCCTCTGTTATAATGCACAGTAGCAGAGTTTCATCAGTAATAATGCACAGTAAAACAGTCACGTCTGTAGAAAACAGTAAGACAGAATCATCAAATAATCTACCTAGTCAGGCTGTGAATAATGATTGTAAATATGGGTCAGATAATTATGGGAAGTGCATTACAAAATCAAAAActattaaggagaaaaagaaaacaccgCTGTACAACAGAGCAGAAGCAACTGAGGATATGCAGCACATCACAGGATCTGGAGGTTCATGTAGCAAAACAACAAATACTGTCCAAGAATCAAGTAAAACTGAAACGTACATTGCAAAGCCTGCCTTGCCTGGAACATCTACAGACAGCAATGTTGCGCCTCTTTGTCAAATAACAGTAAAAATTGGTAATGAGGCTATTGTAAAAAGACATATATTAGGATCTAAGCTGTTTTGTAAAAGGGGTCGAAAATCTAAACATGAGTCCAAACAGGACAATCTAATTGAGGAaccagaaatggaaataaaagaaagaagccCATCTAGGCTCTATAGCTCAGAATGCCTGGAGCTGACAGAAATGTGTGATGATGTAAGTGACCAGGACTCCAGTGATAAACCCTGGAGACCCTATTATAAttacaaaccaaaaaagaaatccaaacagctaagaaaaatgaaaaagaccaAATGGAGGAAAAAGCACGGAAGCAAGAGCGTCATTATGGAAAGCCACAACACATGCAGTCGAGAGTACGCACTCAGGAATGCTCCTGAGGAAAAGGTGATCAATCAGGAAGAGAACGCAGAAATGCCTAATCTTCATTGTGAGCTCTGTGAAAGGGATCCATCTTCCACTGCAGAAATTCAAGAACACGTACACTGGCATGCAGCTGCTTCAAAGCCTTACATTTGTGAGTTATGCCAAAAACAATTTCAGAGTCCAtccactttaaaaatgcatatgagGTGTCACACTGGGGAAAAGCCCTACACTTGCAAAACCTGTGGTAAATGTTTCTCAATTCCTGGAAATCTACAGAAACATGAACGTATTCACCTGGGTGTCAAAGACTTTGTCTGCCAATACTGTAATAAGGCATTCACCTTAAATGAAACACTCAAAATACATGAAAGAATTCACACTGGAGAAAAACGCTACCACTGtcagttctgctttcagagcTTCTTGTACCTTTCTACCAAAAGGAACCATGAGCAAAGACATGTACGTGAGCATAATGGAAAGGGATACGCTTGCTTTCAGTGCCCCAAAATTTGCAAGacagcagctgccctgggaaTGCACCAGAAGAAACATCTGTTCAAAAGTGCAGGTCCACAAGAtagaaaagaacagttttgcAATGAGAGCACTAAACTTTTGGAAAATCCGAATTTTCTTGGCTCAGAAGGAAGCGAagtaaaaaatatacaaaatgtaACTCCAGAAGTTATACTCTGA